A stretch of the Aegilops tauschii subsp. strangulata cultivar AL8/78 chromosome 4, Aet v6.0, whole genome shotgun sequence genome encodes the following:
- the LOC120962985 gene encoding serine/threonine-protein phosphatase 7 long form homolog — protein sequence MYKLYKSELDAITPEQVEWEPYGKGESFGNPIEFTLNPMCIRDRDLWHMRCPLICNWAVELHLPHRVFRQFGLFQPHPPEWEDTDKLLHALDRKKQRKIKDWAKHHRKYVVQFALSVEQARAGKRAQLHEHCPIAFNNYLTWFLASTHVEVCQPAYAEEILEEPTVFDEVAQHQYNALVRKGNSVIPSAPMMNFVIKKAVDETETILETTPAGKSDGEVSGPKVKAAIKPFRLS from the exons ATGTACAAGTTGTACAAGAGCGAGCTGGACGCGATCACGCCTGAGCAG GTGGAATGGGAGCCGTATGGAAAAGGAGAGAGTTTTGGTAACCCTATAGAGTTCACGCTGAATCCGATGTGCATTAGGGATAGGGATCTCTGGCATATGcggtgcccactgatatgcaactgggcggttgagcttcacctgccacatcgggtgttccgccagtttggtttgttccagccacacccgccggaGTGGGAGGACACGGACAAGTTGCTACACGC GTTGGATAGGAAAAAGCAGCGGAAGATCAAGGATTGGGCCAAGCATCACAGGAAGTATGTCGTGCAGTTCGCTCTTAGTGTGGAGCAAGCAAGGGCTGGAAAACGAGCCCAGCTTCATGAGCACTGCCCGATCGCGTTCAACAACTATCTCACATGGTTTCTTGCAAGTACCCACGTGGAGGTATGCCAGCCGGCGTATGCTGAGGAGATTCTGGAAGAACCCACCGTTTTTGATGAGGTAGCCCAGCACCAGTACAACGCATTAGTCAGGAAAGGCAACTCAGTGATCCCTTCAGCTCCAATGATGAACTTTGTG ATCAAGAAAGCAGTTGATGAGACCGAGACTATTCTGGAAACAACCCCGGCTGGCAAAAGCGATGGGGAAG TGTCAGGGCCAAAAGTTAAGGCGGCTATCAAACCTTTTCGGTTGTCGTGA